In Ostrinia nubilalis chromosome 12, ilOstNubi1.1, whole genome shotgun sequence, one DNA window encodes the following:
- the LOC135076462 gene encoding thioredoxin domain-containing protein 5 homolog, with the protein MISKLIEKMFRIVLLFFIFQPYFVAPEKGFVLNYSPSNFKERIEELDGNFIMFFAPWCQPCVRFHPIWQELGKLVNSKDSKFAIAQVDCTEHRLLCHENDITGYPTLLYFHKNSFDSIEYKGTHDLPSLLMFLSEVVTTKTEKAETVKDAYNDVKIYGGVAYLNDQNIEKFISEGQHFVMFYAHWCKESQKLAPVWAELAVQYTHNEYIQIGKVNCMESQMTCKNFDIKLYPYLLWIVNGRIMGVAEGTTLDELKAFVEKMLLEENHDPEKFMKKKKVLPVARITEETFETFLEKDLVFINYFAPWCAHCMQMGPLWLKLGENFQNESRVLIADIDCVRSKQICDVEKINGLPTLVLYKHKKIVNVEHGGRPLESLISLVKEHLKESSDIIEEVAHSDDNSNQNEDTKNTKDEL; encoded by the exons ATGATCTCAAAATTAATTGAGAAAATGTTTAGAatagttttactattttttatatttcaacCGTATTTTGTTGCCCCCGAAAAAGGATTTGTACTAAATTATAGCCCTAGTAATTTTAAAGAACGTATAGAAGAATTGGATGGCAATTTTATCATGTTCTTCGCACCTTG GTGTCAGCCTTGCGTTCGATTTCATCCAATTTGGCAAGAACTTGGGAAATTAGTGAATTCTAAAGATTCCAAATTTGCTATAGCGCAGGTTGATTGCACTGAACATCGCTTACTGTGCCATGAAAACGATATTACAG GATATCCAACTTtattatatttccataaaaattCCTTTGATTCAATAGAATATAAGGGGACCCATGATTTGCCTTCATTATTGATGTTTTTAAGTGAAGTGGTTACTACTAAGACTGAG AAAGCTGAGACTGTAAAAGACGCTTATAATGATGTTAAAATATATGGCGGTGTGGCCTACCTCAATGATCAGAATATTGAGAAGTTTATATCTGAAGGTCAAcattttgtaatgttttatgCACATTGGTGCAAAGAGTCTCAG aAACTAGCTCCTGTGTGGGCAGAATTGGCAGTGCAGTATACCCACAATGAATACATACAGATAGGAAAAGTGAACTGCATGGAAAGCCAGATGACCTGCAAAAACTTTGATATCAAACTATATCCATATCTTTTATGGATTGTTAATGGAAGAATT ATGGGTGTAGCAGAAGGAACAACCTTAGATGAACTTAAGGCTTTTGTTGAGAAAATGTTGCTTGAAGAAAACCATGACCCAGAAAAGTTTATGAAGAAAAAGAAGGTTTTACCAGTTGCAAGAATAACAGAGGAAACATTTGAAACATTCTTGGAAAAGGATTTGGTATTTATCAACTATTTCGCTCCATG GTGTGCTCATTGCATGCAAATGGGTCCACTATGGTTGAAGCTCGGTGAGAATTTCCAAAATGAAAGTCGTGTACTTATAGCTGATATAGATTGTGTAAGGTCGAAGCAAATATGTGATGTTGAAAAG ATAAATGGACTACCAACATTGGTACTCTACAAACACAAAAAGATTGTTAATGTTGAACACGGTGGTAGACCACTGGAAAGTCTGATTTCCCTGGTCAAGGAACATCTGAAGGAGTCAAGTGACATTATAGAGGAGGTAGCACACAGTGATGATAACAGCAATCAAAATGAGGACACAAAAAATACCAAAGATGAGCTGTAG
- the LOC135076463 gene encoding ADP-ribosylation factor-like protein 6-interacting protein 4: MDKKKSKRRRSSSEDSTSSSSSDSSREKKKLRKLKKKLKKEQKKTERALKKKLKEEKRKLKKKKSSSDRGSRDEGDDIKKDDKSADIPLELMEKSKAMAPMTKEEWEKRQSVIRRVLDEESGRYRLIKGDGEVLEEIVSRDRHKQINRQATLADGAFFQSQTIEKKFK, translated from the exons ATGGATAAAAAGAAATCTAAACGAAGAAGATCATCTTCAGAAGATAGCACTAGTTCCAGCAGCTCCGACTCATCGCGTGAGAAGAAGAAGTTAagaaaactgaaaaagaaattGAAGAAGGAACAAAAAAAGACCGAGAGAGcgttaaaaaagaaattaaaggAGGAAAAAAGAAAGCTAAAGAAGAAGAAAAGCAGTAGCGACAGAGGCAGTCGCGACGAGGGTGACGACATCAAAAAAGATGACAAGTCAGCCGACATACCACTTG AATTAATGGAGAAGTCCAAAGCCATGGCACCAATGACAAAAGAAGAGTGGGAAAAGAGACAGAGTGTTATAAGAAGAGTTCTAGATGAAGAAAGTGGAAGATACAG GTTAATAAAAGGTGATGGTGAAGTGTTAGAAGAAATAGTGTCCCGAGATCGCCACAAGCAGATTAACAGACAGGCCACGCTGGCTGACGGAGCCTTTTTCCAATCCCAAACTATTGAAAAGAAATTTAAGTGA
- the LOC135076465 gene encoding prefoldin subunit 6, which translates to MTMTEEIQKKLQKELEIFNGVQKEYHKAVAQKQQLDSQLNENKAVKEELLLLKKDAEVYKLIGPVLVKQDLEEAKQNVSKRMEYINKEVKRTDDHISALENKQEALQENLNKLRNDLGKLKIKA; encoded by the coding sequence ATGACAATGACTGAAGAAATACAAAAGAAATTGCAAAAGGAGCTAGAGATTTTCAATGGCGTCCAAAAAGAGTATCATAAGGCCGTTGCCCAGAAACAGCAACTAGATAGCCAGTTGAATGAAAATAAAGCCGTAAAAGAAGAGCTGTTATTGCTGAAGAAGGATGCTGAAGTGTATAAACTAATCGGACCTGTTTTGGTGAAACAAGACTTGGAAGAAGCCAAACAAAATGTTTCAAAGCGTATGGAGTACATCAACAAGGAAGTAAAGAGAACAGATGATCACATTTCTGCATTAGAAAACAAACAGGAGGCATTACAGGAGAACCTCAATAAGCTTAGAAATGATCTCGGAAAGTTAAAAATTAAGGCATAA
- the LOC135076645 gene encoding uncharacterized protein LOC135076645, giving the protein MQAGGPDSTAVSEAPSSEDSDCEPVPEPDADAALTEEWARELLLGAGVVGANEVNVESRAGVAGALSRVLAVTVAYESGGEHRALPLVVKLPPRDPFGRLFVAEAQFDTREILFYTELAPALNKIADEALGPGAGLPIPKCIKARLPDEIGGDSELVLEDVTSLGFESADFAEGLTEERARAALHAAARLHALSLALREREGPLDQRFDFLFPCERAAAGYLRLVRRGLPQLEAFLRERTDCVEEAAAVSALVARAPSLLGTLLRPAEPAPLAHADFWSGNLLFREREGVTECIALDWQMVSLGRPMDDVALLLLSSLTPELRRAAGDALVEEYGERLERECARLGAAAAGAQVRRGLRPDWARAALRALLLCAGSVDVALGEPRAEARLLEAVRDLHAQGVLALKPDTDGSV; this is encoded by the exons ATGCAGGCGGGGGGGCCGGACAGCACGGCGGTGTCGGAGGCGCCGAGCAGCGAGGACTCGGACTGCGAGCCGGTGCCGGAGCCCGACGCTGACGCCGCGCTCACCGAGGAGTGGGCGCGCGAGCTGCTGCTCGGCGCGGGCGTGGTCGGCGCTAATGAG GTCAATGTGGAATCACGTGCTGGCGTGGCCGGGGCGCTCAGCAGGGTGCTAGCCGTCACGGTCGCCTACGAGAGCGGCGGCGAGCACCGAGCTCTGCCCCTGGTCGTCAAACTGCCGCCGAGAGACCCCTTCGGCAGACTCTTCGTGGCTGAAGCCCAGTTTGATACCAGAGAGATCCTCTTTTATACAGAACTGGCCCCCGCCTTGAATAAAATAGCTGATGAAGCGTTGGGCCCTGGTGCTGGACTGCCCATCCCCAAATGCATAAAGGCTAGGTTACCAG ATGAAATCGGAGGTGACAGTGAGCTTGTTTTGGAAGACGTAACTTCACTCGGTTTTGAATCTGCAGACTTTGCCGAGGGTCTGACGGAAGAGAGAGCCAGAGCAGCGTTACACGCTGCAGCTCGATTACACGCTTTGTCTCTCGCACTGCGTGAGAGAGAGGGACCTTTAGACCAAAGGTTCGACTTCTTATTCCCATGCGAGAGAGCGGCCGCCGGGTACCTACGTCTCGTGAGAAGAGGGCTGCCCCAGCTCGAAGCGTTTCTAAGAGAACGAACCGACTGCGTCGAGGAAGCGGCGGCCGTGTCCGCGCTAGTGGCGCGAGCTCCCTCCCTGCTCGGCACACTCCTGAGACCGGCGGAACCGGCGCCGCTGGCTCATGCGGACTTCTGGAGCGGAAATCTCCTGTTCCGGGAAAGGGAGGGGGTGACCGAGTGTATCGCGCTGGACTGGCAGATGGTGTCGCTGGGGCGGCCGATGGACGACGtggcgctgctgctgctgtcgtCGCTGACGCCGGAGCTGCGGCGCGCGGCGGGGGACGCGCTGGTGGAGGAGTACGGGGAGCGGCTGGAGCGGGAGTGCGCGCGgctgggcgcggcggcggcgggcgcgcag GTGCGGCGCGGGCTGCGGCCGGACTGGGCGCGCGCGGCGCTGCGGGCGCTGCTGCTGTGCGCCGGCAGCGTGGACGTGGCGCTGGGCGAGCCGCGCGCCGAGGCCCGCCTGCTGGAGGCCGTGCGCGACTTGCACGCGCAGGGCGTGCTCGCCCTCAAACCGGACACGGACGGTTCTGTGTGA
- the LOC135076788 gene encoding E3 ubiquitin-protein ligase RNFT2, translating to MAQSNQVTLNIEDEAPTESPPRNNALHRLDSVSRPVLPNRNNLGFGDRLNNVFREIRPLVEHARMGNNARLSLPTWLPRTTPGTHQVGEGSLQRPQSSIAHVNLGPGAQTYAVTDRGTTPTNRAASASHGLSNSPSNDSNLSEHGPDHPEINVSVNPANNNNIHDNADNDSQSEDGTQQVVDVRATLNLLIRYAPFYFLLFIKFMYDSREGLFTFIILFCTFTHSNSLVRREHGKQMNRSIVALFSELAFSASCIVIVHFLFGHGKLLPNMVMFPAYTDPIDVWELLWLVVLTDLIVKIITVDIKILVTMMPAFILPFQKRGKVYLFTEAVSQLYRSLLTIQPWIFYLMQSYEGSEKMVGMFLTSIYVIAKIVEVLVRLRLFKNATWTLLQSVNLGTKPTGEQLMSAGDSCPICHDDYTTPVRLGCSHIFCELCISAWLDREHTCPLCRAKVAEEPTWRDGSTTYDFQLY from the exons ATGGCCCAATCTAATCAAGTGACATTGAATATCGAAGATGAGGCACCCACTGAGAGCCCACCGCGAAACAACGCATTACACAGACTTGACTCAGTTTCCAGACCAGTGCTTCCTAATAGAAATAACTTAGGTTTCGGTGACCgtttgaataatgtttttagAGAAATCCGGCCGCTCGTTGAACATGCTCGTATG GGTAATAATGCCAGATTATCTTTGCCAACTTGGTTGCCGCGAACCACTCCTGGCACTCATCAAGTAGGGGAGGGAAGCTTACAACGGCCACAAAGCTCCATAGCACATGTGAACCTTGGGCCTGGGGCTCAAACCTATGCTGTGACGGACCGCGGCACGACGCCTACGAACCGGGCCGCGTCAGCCAGCCACGGGCTCAGCAACAGTCCATCAAATGACTCAAACTTATCTGAACATGGCCCCGATCACCCTGAGATCAATGTTTCTGTGAACCCTGCCAACAATAACAACATCCATGACAATGCTGATAATGACAGTCAAAGTGAAGATGGCACACAACAG GTGGTGGATGTCCGAGCAACATTAAACCTGCTGATACGCTATGCCCCATTCTACTTCTTGCTCTTCATAAAGTTCATGTATGATAGCAGGGAAGGTCTCTTCACTTTTATCATACTGTTTTGTACATTTACACATAGCAACAGTTTAGTTAGGAG aGAACATGGAAAACAAATGAACAGAAGCATAGTAGCATTATTTAGTGAATTAGCTTTCTCTGCCAGTTGTATTGTCATTGTTCACTTTCTGTTTGGGCATGGAAAGTTACTGCCCAATATGGTGATGTTCCCTGCATACACAGATCCTATTGATGTATGGGAACTGTTATGGCTTGTAGTGCTTACAGATTTAATAGTTAAGATCATCACTgtggacatcaaaattttggtcACAATGATGCCTGCATTTATATTGCCATTCCAGAAAagg GGTAAAGTATACTTATTCACTGAAGCAGTATCTCAACTGTACCGTTCCCTCCTGACCATCCAGCCATGGATATTTTACTTGATGCAGTCCTATGAAGGCTCTGAAAAGATGGTGGGGATGTTTCTTACATCTATCTATGTGATTGCCAAGATAGTGGAGGTACTTGTGAGATTGAGGCTGTTCAAAAATGCCACCTGGACTTTATTACAGAGTGTG aATCTGGGGACGAAGCCGACTGGCGAGCAGCTAATGTCAGCGGGAGACTCGTGTCCGATCTGCCACGACGACTACACGACGCCGGTGCGCCTCGGCTGCAGCCACATCTTCTGCGAGCTCTGCATCTCGGCCTGGCTCGACCGCGAGCACACCTGCCCGCTGTGCCGCGCCAAGGTCGCCGAGGAACCCACCTGGAGGGACGGATCCACCACGTACGACTTCCAACTGTATTGA